The Austwickia sp. genome includes a region encoding these proteins:
- a CDS encoding MerR family DNA-binding transcriptional regulator, with protein sequence MGEGLLRVGQLAAHLGVSTHALRAWESRYGLFRPLRTDGGYRLYDAADVRRGEEMRERIGQGAPAGEAARLVLRRLPHAAPGAADPVPPAPGRDGDEPDDLVSTGQREQWRAGLLRGCAQLDEPLVRRLLAEASNRLATDDFVDEIVVPILRAVAVGRDDPETLSIAHAHFAGNLVRSALLARQRRALAMDAPRLWLACPGRELHDLGLMAFGLVAAEEGWAVRFFGANTPLGSLAALARKDPPAAVVLSATRPAPLRSAALDVAALAERVPTAIGGPAARRTASLGIPVPTLPGDIVTEARALRRTLGLQDLQDLRA encoded by the coding sequence ATGGGCGAAGGGCTCCTCCGCGTCGGTCAGCTGGCGGCGCACCTCGGGGTGAGCACGCACGCCCTGCGCGCCTGGGAGAGCCGCTACGGCCTGTTCCGTCCGCTGCGCACCGACGGCGGATATCGACTGTACGACGCCGCCGACGTGCGCCGCGGCGAGGAGATGCGGGAACGGATCGGCCAGGGGGCACCCGCCGGGGAGGCCGCTCGCCTGGTGTTGCGCCGGCTGCCCCACGCGGCCCCCGGCGCCGCGGATCCCGTGCCGCCTGCTCCCGGTCGGGACGGCGACGAGCCCGACGACCTGGTGTCGACCGGGCAGCGCGAGCAGTGGCGGGCGGGCCTGCTGCGCGGGTGCGCCCAGCTGGACGAGCCGCTGGTACGCCGGCTGCTGGCGGAGGCCTCGAACCGGCTGGCCACCGACGACTTCGTCGATGAGATCGTCGTGCCGATCCTGCGCGCGGTGGCCGTGGGCCGCGACGATCCGGAGACCCTGAGCATCGCCCATGCCCATTTCGCCGGGAACCTGGTGCGCAGCGCCCTGCTCGCCCGGCAGCGCCGCGCCCTGGCGATGGACGCGCCCCGCCTCTGGCTCGCCTGTCCGGGGCGCGAGCTGCACGACCTCGGGCTAATGGCCTTCGGGCTGGTGGCCGCCGAGGAGGGCTGGGCGGTGCGCTTCTTCGGCGCGAATACCCCGCTCGGCTCGCTGGCCGCGTTGGCCCGGAAGGACCCGCCCGCAGCCGTCGTGCTCTCGGCGACACGGCCTGCGCCGCTGCGCTCCGCCGCTCTGGACGTGGCCGCCCTCGCCGAGCGAGTGCCGACCGCCATCGGCGGGCCCGCGGCCCGGCGGACGGCGTCGCTGGGGATCCCCGTACCGACCCTCCCCGGCGACATCGTCACCGAAGCCCGGGCGCTGCGCCGGACCCTGGGCCTGCAGGACCTGCAGGACCTGCGGGCGTAG
- a CDS encoding NAD(P)H-binding protein, with protein sequence MTGATGYVGGRLVPRLLAEGYDVRTTVSDRKSSQPAWWSDEVTTVEMDITDADQVDAACAGVDAVYFLVHGMGGDDFAAKDRQAAQNVADAVAKHGIGRVVYLSGIVPPVPAEELSEHIASRLEVERLLSASPATVITLRAAVVMGSGSTSFEIIRQVSERLPVQTIPDWMNSCVQPIAVVDVVEALLGALTVDAPTGHYDVGGPTSLPYGELLDRYAELAGLTRPQVVVPFLPTDLVGVLVGAMTDVPDTTVRALVESLHHDMVAADDRFRVLLPPDHDLLGLDDCIQRSLAPERPDVPAAQRDPMGPMPQDPHWASGGDDRPFAAKVMDTARAMLPGDA encoded by the coding sequence GTGACCGGCGCGACCGGGTACGTCGGGGGGCGGCTCGTCCCGAGGCTTCTGGCGGAGGGCTACGACGTACGGACGACGGTGTCCGACCGGAAGTCCAGCCAGCCGGCCTGGTGGTCCGACGAGGTCACGACCGTCGAGATGGACATCACCGACGCCGACCAGGTCGACGCGGCCTGCGCCGGAGTCGACGCGGTGTACTTCCTCGTGCACGGCATGGGCGGCGACGACTTCGCGGCGAAGGACCGGCAGGCGGCGCAGAACGTCGCCGACGCCGTGGCCAAGCACGGCATCGGCCGCGTCGTCTACCTCTCCGGCATCGTCCCGCCGGTGCCGGCCGAGGAGCTGTCCGAGCACATCGCCTCGCGCCTGGAGGTGGAGCGGCTGTTGTCGGCGTCGCCGGCCACCGTGATCACCCTGCGGGCCGCCGTGGTGATGGGCAGCGGGTCAACCTCGTTCGAGATCATCCGCCAGGTCAGCGAGCGGCTGCCGGTGCAGACCATCCCCGACTGGATGAACTCGTGTGTGCAGCCGATCGCGGTCGTCGACGTGGTGGAGGCGCTGCTCGGAGCCCTGACCGTGGACGCTCCGACGGGGCATTACGACGTGGGCGGACCGACGTCGCTGCCCTACGGGGAACTGCTCGACCGGTACGCCGAGCTGGCCGGGCTCACCAGGCCCCAGGTGGTCGTGCCCTTCCTCCCGACCGACCTCGTCGGGGTCCTGGTCGGCGCCATGACCGACGTCCCCGACACGACGGTCCGCGCGCTGGTCGAGAGCCTGCACCACGACATGGTGGCCGCCGACGACCGGTTCCGGGTGCTGCTGCCGCCGGACCACGACCTCCTCGGCCTGGACGACTGCATCCAGCGCAGCCTGGCGCCGGAGCGGCCCGATGTGCCTGCCGCACAACGCGACCCGATGGGGCCGATGCCGCAGGACCCGCACTGGGCCAGCGGAGGCGACGACCGACCCTTCGCGGCTAAGGTCATGGACACGGCCCGGGCCATGCTCCCGGGCGACGCCTAA
- a CDS encoding MMPL family transporter codes for MARSTRSRGESPGSHGDGPRPVETDRGGATATAPAARRLGRGILAGAILLVLAWLAIGSVGGQSIGKLSSLQKNDNASFLPADAESTRVSEAQAAFAQDKTLPMIVIAERDRALSPSELAGAQSFAASLPGRALALDHPATIADYLTSPRVAAVPSKDGKAFLVVLPLNTEKASKADGKTTPLAQIATTLKAAVADDLRPQGYTAYVTGPGGFISDLVTAFGGIDGILLLVALGVVLVILLVVYRSPVLPFAVLLTAVFGLSAAGFVVYRVAESGHITVSGQSQGILSILVVGASTDYALLLVARYKEELHDSESTWEALKIAWRATLEPIVASAATVILGLLALTLAELKGTSGLGPVAALGILGALLSALTFLPAVLLLGRRWIFWPSIPRVDHVHRADAINRRKGWGFVARVVGRRPRETWVFTTLVLLAAASQFTTLKADGIAQSDIFLTKVDAVTGQEVLARHFDAGSGSPMLVLAPQDAGQRVVERLGNEAGVTSASVVPAVAAPPAGAPGAPTGAPNGTPAPPPAPTGAPTGAPGAPNGTPAPPPAPKVVDGRVLVQATLTDAADSPAAADTVRRVRADLKAISPDVLVGGQTAQTLDVRTSADRDIKVVIPAITAIVFVVLVLLLRSVVAPLLIVAANVLSFGATMGISAVLFNHVFRFPGGDPTTVLYGFVFLVALGVDYSIFLMTRAREEVGRLGPRKGVLTALAVTGGVITSAGVVLASTFGALAILPLLFLAQIAFIVAFGVLLDTFVVRSLLVPAVAVDLGRWTWWPGATSHVREPSHADSDRGLDVSERP; via the coding sequence ATGGCCCGATCCACCCGATCCCGCGGGGAGAGCCCCGGATCCCACGGCGACGGCCCCCGGCCCGTCGAGACCGATCGCGGCGGTGCCACTGCTACCGCGCCCGCTGCGCGGCGCCTGGGGCGCGGGATTCTTGCCGGAGCGATCCTGCTGGTCCTTGCCTGGCTGGCCATCGGCAGCGTCGGTGGCCAGTCCATCGGCAAGTTGTCCTCGCTGCAGAAGAACGACAACGCCTCGTTCCTGCCGGCGGACGCGGAGTCCACCCGGGTGTCCGAGGCGCAGGCCGCGTTCGCCCAGGACAAGACGCTGCCGATGATCGTGATCGCCGAGCGGGACCGGGCGCTCTCCCCCTCGGAACTCGCGGGCGCGCAGTCGTTCGCGGCGTCGCTGCCCGGGCGCGCGCTGGCGCTGGATCATCCGGCGACGATCGCCGACTACCTCACCAGCCCGCGGGTGGCGGCCGTCCCGAGCAAGGACGGCAAGGCCTTCCTCGTGGTGCTCCCGCTCAACACTGAGAAGGCCTCCAAGGCCGACGGAAAGACCACTCCGCTGGCTCAGATCGCCACGACGCTGAAGGCGGCGGTCGCGGACGACCTGCGGCCGCAGGGCTACACGGCGTACGTCACCGGCCCCGGCGGTTTCATCTCCGACCTGGTCACGGCCTTCGGGGGCATCGACGGCATCCTGCTGTTGGTCGCCCTCGGGGTCGTGCTCGTCATCCTGCTTGTCGTGTACCGCAGCCCGGTCCTCCCGTTCGCCGTGCTCCTCACGGCGGTCTTCGGCCTGTCGGCGGCGGGCTTCGTCGTCTACCGGGTCGCCGAGTCCGGCCACATCACCGTCAGTGGCCAGAGCCAAGGGATCCTGTCGATCCTCGTCGTGGGCGCCTCGACCGACTACGCGCTCCTCCTCGTCGCCCGCTACAAGGAGGAGCTGCACGACTCCGAGTCCACCTGGGAGGCCCTGAAGATCGCCTGGCGGGCCACGCTGGAGCCCATCGTCGCGAGCGCCGCGACCGTGATCCTCGGGCTCCTGGCTCTCACCCTGGCCGAACTCAAGGGCACGTCGGGGCTCGGCCCGGTCGCCGCGCTGGGGATTCTCGGCGCGCTGCTGTCCGCGTTGACCTTCCTGCCCGCCGTGCTGCTGCTCGGCAGGCGCTGGATCTTCTGGCCCTCGATCCCGCGGGTGGACCACGTCCATCGCGCGGACGCCATCAACCGGCGCAAGGGCTGGGGCTTCGTCGCCCGGGTCGTCGGGCGCCGGCCCCGCGAGACCTGGGTCTTCACGACGCTGGTGCTCCTCGCCGCCGCCTCGCAGTTCACGACGCTCAAGGCCGACGGCATCGCCCAGTCCGACATCTTCCTCACCAAGGTCGACGCGGTCACCGGCCAGGAGGTGCTGGCTCGGCACTTCGACGCCGGGTCCGGTAGTCCGATGCTCGTCCTCGCCCCGCAGGATGCGGGCCAGCGAGTCGTCGAACGGCTCGGCAACGAGGCCGGGGTGACCTCCGCCAGCGTGGTGCCCGCCGTAGCCGCCCCGCCGGCTGGCGCGCCTGGGGCTCCGACCGGCGCACCCAACGGCACACCCGCGCCGCCCCCCGCACCCACCGGTGCGCCCACCGGCGCGCCCGGGGCACCCAACGGCACACCCGCGCCGCCCCCCGCACCCAAGGTCGTCGACGGCCGGGTCCTGGTCCAGGCCACCCTGACCGACGCGGCGGACAGTCCCGCGGCGGCGGACACGGTACGTCGGGTGCGGGCCGACCTCAAGGCCATCAGCCCGGACGTGCTCGTCGGGGGGCAGACCGCGCAGACGCTCGACGTGCGCACTTCGGCGGACCGCGACATCAAGGTGGTTATCCCGGCCATCACCGCCATCGTGTTCGTGGTCCTGGTGCTGCTGCTGCGTTCCGTGGTGGCGCCCCTGCTCATCGTCGCCGCGAACGTGCTGTCGTTCGGCGCCACCATGGGCATCTCCGCGGTGTTGTTCAACCACGTGTTCCGGTTCCCGGGTGGTGACCCCACGACGGTCCTCTACGGGTTCGTGTTCCTGGTCGCGTTGGGGGTCGACTACTCGATCTTCCTCATGACCCGGGCTCGTGAGGAGGTCGGCCGGCTCGGCCCGCGTAAGGGGGTACTGACCGCGCTCGCGGTCACGGGCGGCGTCATCACCAGCGCTGGCGTGGTGCTGGCCTCGACCTTCGGGGCCCTGGCCATCCTCCCGCTGCTCTTCCTCGCCCAGATCGCCTTCATCGTTGCGTTCGGCGTGCTGCTGGACACGTTCGTGGTCCGCTCGCTGCTGGTGCCCGCAGTGGCCGTGGATCTGGGGCGGTGGACGTGGTGGCCCGGCGCCACGAGCCACGTGCGCGAGCCGTCCCACGCGGACTCCGATCGGGGTCTCGACGTCTCAGAGCGCCCATAG